A stretch of the Rosa rugosa chromosome 5, drRosRugo1.1, whole genome shotgun sequence genome encodes the following:
- the LOC133709162 gene encoding TMV resistance protein N-like isoform X1, translating into MDLRLSFVSQLLGKECKDIDIALEDMMGSKFVEKVRDYLLSVGEEVQGIAIIPSNPDQSKHLETARMRILNVWVDFVNLRCEEYSDDSRIPTMQKYGTPEQDALRRDLTINSLFYNINTKSIEDWTNRGVEDLKCGKIASPLPPKDTFMEDPLRVLRAIRFGARFGFILDEQLKEAAACDEVKAALSAKISREQIGAEIDLMMSGNQPAQAMTYICDLKLFWVVFSLHPQCEPSEGCDSDCVAYLDCTWNLIQLVGHSTFNEEQRRLSFYAAMFLPHRKTVYKDRKAKDVPVVNYIFRDSLKQRVSDAETVINLHNALEKFLSLLPHFVPNGDVKLAEVDLGREYVDVPLTSKESKLRVLTGFLLQEIKDFWRVALLMSTLLYPTNVLDKNLKPEDRRALFVEAEKAINNLGLDKVWDVKPLLNGKEIMDALQLKSGGPLVSKWLSMVIIQEASSSSSSSTHPWKYHVFLSFRGEDTRNNFTGHLCSALRQKGINTFMDDQLRRGEEISTALLQAIEQSRISIIVFSKNYASSRWCLDELVKILDCRRTNQQEVRPVFYKVDPSDIRNHRGSFGEALANHECKFKDNPDKVRKWKSALSEAANLSGWPLLDEHCSESNVINQIVEEISVKVIERTYLEVTKYPVGIESRVQNVHRLLGVEGKDVHMVGIWGTGGIGKTTIAKAVYNSIAHEFDGSCFLENVRENSMHDRGFIKLQKTLLFEILGGTKLKVANVARGINMIKDRLQYKRVLLVLDDVNDMDQLNKLAGDPSWFGMGSKIIITTRDKELLTGHNVNLIYEVKELAHHEALELFSRNAFKGNRPLDGFEELTERAIRYAQGLPLALSVLGSSLCGGSVEKWKAALEGFKSPTIRKVLQISYEGLDDTVKEIFLDIACFFKGEYTDHVIQALEASRRKPAKYGINVLIDKALINTSTGHIWMHDLLEELGRDIVHKESPNDPGKRSRLWFHEDVYRVLTENTGTTNVIGIKVKLPKDSDVICLSGTTFSNMRNLRLFIHCAGRCSGAVDSLPNSLRVVDWPEYPLQFLPSNLIQRELAVINMPRSRITVLGDGYKHLVNLTSINLSCCQYLTKVSDLSGSPNLRRLNLDYCKSLVEVHSSVGFLDKLEYLSLSDCSRLETFLTEVNWKSMRTLMLPSCRRLENFIKIGHSMESIKTLDLMESGIKELQSWIGCCISLEVLNLHGTSIKQLPSSEIENLTSLRELDLWGTPLEELPSSIGYCTSLEILNAYGTDIEELPSSIGYCTSLCELNLSGTLIEELPSSIGNLTSLVELNVSKTPIKNCLLQLGISLP; encoded by the exons ATGGACTTAAGACTGAGCTTCGTGTCGCAG CTTCTGGGAAAAGAATGCAAGGACATTGACATTGCTTTGGAAGATATGATGGGCAGCAAATTTGTTGAGAAGGTGAGAGACTACTTGTTGTCTGTGGGGGAAGAGGTTCAAGGAATCGCTATCATTCCAAG TAATCCCGATCAATCAAAACATTTGGAAACGGCGAGGATGCGCATCTTAAATGTATGGGTTGATTTTGTGAACTTACGTTGTGAAGAGTACAGTGATGATAGCCGCATTCCCACTATG CAAAAGTATGGCACACCAGAACAGGATGCACTGAGAAGGGATCTAACTATTAACAG CTTATTTTACAATATCAATACCAAATCCATTGAAGATTGGACTAATAGAG gAGTTGAAGATCTAAAATGTGGGAAAATTGCTAGTCCTTTACCACCAAAGGATACATTTATGGAGGATCCGCTACGAGTTCTTCGAGCTATCCGTTTTG GTGCAAGGTTCGGATTCATACTCGATGAACAACTAAAGGAAGCTGCTGCCTGTGATGAAGTGAAAGCTGCTCTATCAGCTAAAATTAGCAGAGAGCAAATTGGAGCTGAA ATTGATCTGATGATGTCCGGAAACCAACCTGCCCAAGCTATGACCTATATATGTGACTTGAAGTTATTTTGGGTTGTCTTCAGTCTTCATCCACAGTGTGAGCCATCAGAAGGATGCGACAG CGATTGTGTTGCGTACTTGGATTGTACTTGGAATCTTATTCAATTAGTGGGGCACTCTACCTTCAAT gaAGAACAAAGAAGGCTCTCCTTTTATGCTGCAATGTTCCTTCCACATAGGAAGACCGTGTATAAAGATAGGAAAGCAAAAGAT GTTCCTGTCGTGAATTATATTTTCAGAGACTCCCTTAAACAAAGAGTCAGCGATGCTGAAACT GTTATTAATTTACACAATGCATTGGAGAAGTTTTTGTCTTTGCTTCCTCACTTTGTACCAAATGGGGATGTAAAACTCGCCGAAGTTGATTTGGGAAGAGAATATGTTGATGTGCCTCTTACATCGAAAGAATCAAAACTCCGAGTGTTAACAG GGTTTCTTTTACaagaaattaaagatttttGGCGAGTTGCTTTGCTGATGTCTACACTTTTATATCCCACCAACGTCTTAGACAAGAATCTCAAACCAGAAGATCGCAGAGCATTGTTTGTAGAAGCTGAAAAGGCCATAAATAATCTAG GTCTAGATAAAGTGTGGGATGTAAAGCCATTACTTAATGGAAAGGAGATCATGGATGCTTTGCAGCTTAAATCTGGAGGACCGCTTGTCAGTAAATGG CTTTCAATGGTGATCATTCAAGaagcctcttcttcttcttcttcttccacccaTCCATGGAAATACCATGTCTTTTTGAGTTTTAGAGGTGAGGATACCCGCAATAATTTCACAGGCCATTTGTGCAGCGCTTTGCGTCAGAAGGGAATCAACACCTTCATGGATGATCAGCTcagaagaggagaagaaatatcAACAGCACTTCTCCAAGCAATTGAACAGTCGAGGATTTCAATCATTGTGTTCTCTAAAAACTATGCATCGTCCAGgtggtgcttggatgaacttGTCAAGATCCTCGACTGCAGGagaacaaatcaacaagaggtTCGACCAGTTTTCTACAAAGTCGATCCCTCGGATATACGAAATCACAGAGGTAGCTTTGGGGAGGCACTTGCTAATCATGAATGCAAATTCAAAGATAACCCGGACAAGGTCCGGAAATGGAAGAGTGCTCTCTCTGAAGCAGCAAATTTGTCAGGGTGGCCTCTCTTGGATGA GCATTGCTCTGAATCCAATGTTATTAATCAAATCGTTGAAGAAATCTCAGTGAAAGTGATAGAACGTACATATTTGGAGGTAACCAAGTACCCAGTTGGAATAGAGTCTCGTGTGCAAAATGTTCATAGGCTTTTAGGTGTTGAGGGAAAAGATGTTCATATGGTAGGGATATGGGGAACTGGTGGAATTGGTAAGACAACAATTGCAAAAGCTGTCTATAACTCGATTGCTCATGAGTTTGATGGGAgttgttttttggaaaatgttAGAGAAAATTCAATGCATGACAGAGGCTTCATCAAATTACAAAAAACACTTCTTTTTGAGATTCTAGGGGGAACAAAATTGAAGGTGGCCAATGTAGCTAGAGGAATCAATATGATCAAGGATAGGTTGCAGTACAAAAGGGTTCTTTtggttcttgatgatgtgaatgACATGGATCAGTTAAACAAGTTAGCCGGTGACCCTAGTTGGTTTGGTATGGGTAGTAAAATCATCATAACGACAAGGGATAAGGAATTGCTGACAGGTCATAATGTTAATTTAATATACGAGGTCAAAGAATTGGCTCATCATGAAGCTCTCGAGCTTTTTAGTCGAAATGCCTTCAAAGGAAACAGACCTTTGGATGGTTTTGAGGAACTTACAGAACGTGCTATACGCTATGCTCAAGGCCTTCCATTAGCTTTGAGTGTTCTAGGATCTTCTCTATGTGGTGGAAGTGTAGAAAAATGGAAAGCTGCATTAGAGGGTTTCAAAAGCCCAACAATTAGAAAAGTTCTCCAAATAAGTTACGAAGGACTGGATGACACTGTGAAAGAAATTTTTCTCgacattgcatgtttcttcAAAGGTGAATATACAGACCACGTGATACAGGCACTAGAAGCTTCTCGCCGCAAACCTGCTAAGTATGGTATCAACGTGCTCATAGACAAGGCCCTCATCAATACATCTACGGGTCACATTTGGATGCATGACTTGCTAGAAGAACTGGGTAGAGATATAGTTCACAAAGAGTCGCCCAATGACCCTGGAAAGCGTAGCAGGTTGTGGTTTCATGAAGATGTTTACCGTGTTCTAACAGAGAATACT GGAACAACCAATGTTATAGGCATCAAGGTGAAGCTGCCCAAAGATTCAGATGTGATATGTTTAAGTGGGACCACTTTCTCCAACATGCGAAATCTTAGACTTTTCATACACTGTGCTGGACGCTGTTCTGGCGCTGTTGATAGTCTGCCAAATAGCTTGAGGGTAGTTGATTGGCCTGAATATCCCTTACAATTTTTGCCATCCAATTTAATTCAAAGAGAACTTGCTGTAATCAATATGCCTAGGAGTCGCATCACAGTATTGGGAGATGGATACAAG CATCTGGTAAATCTGACATCAATAAATCTAAGTTGTTGTCAGTACCTAACGAAAGTGTCAGACTTATCGGGAAGCCCAAACTTACGACGTTTGAATCTAGATTACTGTAAAAGTTTAGTTGAAGTGCATTCTTCCGTTGGATTCCTCGATAAACTTGAGTATTTGAGTCTTTCGGACTGCTCTAGGCTTGAGACTTTTCTCACAGAAGTTAATTGGAAATCCATGAGGACACTTATGCTTCCCTCTTGTCGAAGGCTTGAAAATTTCATAAAAATTGGGCACAGCATGGAGTCCATTAAAACATTGGATCTAATGGAAAGTGGCATAAAAGAATTGCAGTCATGGATTGGATGTTGCATTTCCTTGGAAGTTTTGAACTTGCATGGAACTTCAATCAAACAACTGCCTTCTTCAGAGATTGAAAATCTTACTTCTTTAAGAGAATTGGACCTGTGGGGAACTCCCCTTGAGGAATTGCCTTCATCGATTGGGTATTGCACTTCCTTGGAGATATTGAACGCGTATGGAACTGACATTGAAGAATTGCCTTCATCGATTGGGTATTGCACTTCTTTATGTGAATTGAATCTGTCTGGGACTCTCATCGAAGAATTGCCTTCTTCAATTGGGAATCTCACGTCCTTGGTGGAATTGAACGTTTCTAAAACTCCCATCAAAAACTGCCTTCTTCAATTGGGAATCTCACTTCCTTGA
- the LOC133709162 gene encoding disease resistance protein RPV1-like isoform X2, with amino-acid sequence MMGSKFVEKVRDYLLSVGEEVQGIAIIPSNPDQSKHLETARMRILNVWVDFVNLRCEEYSDDSRIPTMQKYGTPEQDALRRDLTINSLFYNINTKSIEDWTNRGVEDLKCGKIASPLPPKDTFMEDPLRVLRAIRFGARFGFILDEQLKEAAACDEVKAALSAKISREQIGAEIDLMMSGNQPAQAMTYICDLKLFWVVFSLHPQCEPSEGCDSDCVAYLDCTWNLIQLVGHSTFNEEQRRLSFYAAMFLPHRKTVYKDRKAKDVPVVNYIFRDSLKQRVSDAETVINLHNALEKFLSLLPHFVPNGDVKLAEVDLGREYVDVPLTSKESKLRVLTGFLLQEIKDFWRVALLMSTLLYPTNVLDKNLKPEDRRALFVEAEKAINNLGLDKVWDVKPLLNGKEIMDALQLKSGGPLVSKWLSMVIIQEASSSSSSSTHPWKYHVFLSFRGEDTRNNFTGHLCSALRQKGINTFMDDQLRRGEEISTALLQAIEQSRISIIVFSKNYASSRWCLDELVKILDCRRTNQQEVRPVFYKVDPSDIRNHRGSFGEALANHECKFKDNPDKVRKWKSALSEAANLSGWPLLDEHCSESNVINQIVEEISVKVIERTYLEVTKYPVGIESRVQNVHRLLGVEGKDVHMVGIWGTGGIGKTTIAKAVYNSIAHEFDGSCFLENVRENSMHDRGFIKLQKTLLFEILGGTKLKVANVARGINMIKDRLQYKRVLLVLDDVNDMDQLNKLAGDPSWFGMGSKIIITTRDKELLTGHNVNLIYEVKELAHHEALELFSRNAFKGNRPLDGFEELTERAIRYAQGLPLALSVLGSSLCGGSVEKWKAALEGFKSPTIRKVLQISYEGLDDTVKEIFLDIACFFKGEYTDHVIQALEASRRKPAKYGINVLIDKALINTSTGHIWMHDLLEELGRDIVHKESPNDPGKRSRLWFHEDVYRVLTENTGTTNVIGIKVKLPKDSDVICLSGTTFSNMRNLRLFIHCAGRCSGAVDSLPNSLRVVDWPEYPLQFLPSNLIQRELAVINMPRSRITVLGDGYKHLVNLTSINLSCCQYLTKVSDLSGSPNLRRLNLDYCKSLVEVHSSVGFLDKLEYLSLSDCSRLETFLTEVNWKSMRTLMLPSCRRLENFIKIGHSMESIKTLDLMESGIKELQSWIGCCISLEVLNLHGTSIKQLPSSEIENLTSLRELDLWGTPLEELPSSIGYCTSLEILNAYGTDIEELPSSIGYCTSLCELNLSGTLIEELPSSIGNLTSLVELNVSKTPIKNCLLQLGISLP; translated from the exons ATGATGGGCAGCAAATTTGTTGAGAAGGTGAGAGACTACTTGTTGTCTGTGGGGGAAGAGGTTCAAGGAATCGCTATCATTCCAAG TAATCCCGATCAATCAAAACATTTGGAAACGGCGAGGATGCGCATCTTAAATGTATGGGTTGATTTTGTGAACTTACGTTGTGAAGAGTACAGTGATGATAGCCGCATTCCCACTATG CAAAAGTATGGCACACCAGAACAGGATGCACTGAGAAGGGATCTAACTATTAACAG CTTATTTTACAATATCAATACCAAATCCATTGAAGATTGGACTAATAGAG gAGTTGAAGATCTAAAATGTGGGAAAATTGCTAGTCCTTTACCACCAAAGGATACATTTATGGAGGATCCGCTACGAGTTCTTCGAGCTATCCGTTTTG GTGCAAGGTTCGGATTCATACTCGATGAACAACTAAAGGAAGCTGCTGCCTGTGATGAAGTGAAAGCTGCTCTATCAGCTAAAATTAGCAGAGAGCAAATTGGAGCTGAA ATTGATCTGATGATGTCCGGAAACCAACCTGCCCAAGCTATGACCTATATATGTGACTTGAAGTTATTTTGGGTTGTCTTCAGTCTTCATCCACAGTGTGAGCCATCAGAAGGATGCGACAG CGATTGTGTTGCGTACTTGGATTGTACTTGGAATCTTATTCAATTAGTGGGGCACTCTACCTTCAAT gaAGAACAAAGAAGGCTCTCCTTTTATGCTGCAATGTTCCTTCCACATAGGAAGACCGTGTATAAAGATAGGAAAGCAAAAGAT GTTCCTGTCGTGAATTATATTTTCAGAGACTCCCTTAAACAAAGAGTCAGCGATGCTGAAACT GTTATTAATTTACACAATGCATTGGAGAAGTTTTTGTCTTTGCTTCCTCACTTTGTACCAAATGGGGATGTAAAACTCGCCGAAGTTGATTTGGGAAGAGAATATGTTGATGTGCCTCTTACATCGAAAGAATCAAAACTCCGAGTGTTAACAG GGTTTCTTTTACaagaaattaaagatttttGGCGAGTTGCTTTGCTGATGTCTACACTTTTATATCCCACCAACGTCTTAGACAAGAATCTCAAACCAGAAGATCGCAGAGCATTGTTTGTAGAAGCTGAAAAGGCCATAAATAATCTAG GTCTAGATAAAGTGTGGGATGTAAAGCCATTACTTAATGGAAAGGAGATCATGGATGCTTTGCAGCTTAAATCTGGAGGACCGCTTGTCAGTAAATGG CTTTCAATGGTGATCATTCAAGaagcctcttcttcttcttcttcttccacccaTCCATGGAAATACCATGTCTTTTTGAGTTTTAGAGGTGAGGATACCCGCAATAATTTCACAGGCCATTTGTGCAGCGCTTTGCGTCAGAAGGGAATCAACACCTTCATGGATGATCAGCTcagaagaggagaagaaatatcAACAGCACTTCTCCAAGCAATTGAACAGTCGAGGATTTCAATCATTGTGTTCTCTAAAAACTATGCATCGTCCAGgtggtgcttggatgaacttGTCAAGATCCTCGACTGCAGGagaacaaatcaacaagaggtTCGACCAGTTTTCTACAAAGTCGATCCCTCGGATATACGAAATCACAGAGGTAGCTTTGGGGAGGCACTTGCTAATCATGAATGCAAATTCAAAGATAACCCGGACAAGGTCCGGAAATGGAAGAGTGCTCTCTCTGAAGCAGCAAATTTGTCAGGGTGGCCTCTCTTGGATGA GCATTGCTCTGAATCCAATGTTATTAATCAAATCGTTGAAGAAATCTCAGTGAAAGTGATAGAACGTACATATTTGGAGGTAACCAAGTACCCAGTTGGAATAGAGTCTCGTGTGCAAAATGTTCATAGGCTTTTAGGTGTTGAGGGAAAAGATGTTCATATGGTAGGGATATGGGGAACTGGTGGAATTGGTAAGACAACAATTGCAAAAGCTGTCTATAACTCGATTGCTCATGAGTTTGATGGGAgttgttttttggaaaatgttAGAGAAAATTCAATGCATGACAGAGGCTTCATCAAATTACAAAAAACACTTCTTTTTGAGATTCTAGGGGGAACAAAATTGAAGGTGGCCAATGTAGCTAGAGGAATCAATATGATCAAGGATAGGTTGCAGTACAAAAGGGTTCTTTtggttcttgatgatgtgaatgACATGGATCAGTTAAACAAGTTAGCCGGTGACCCTAGTTGGTTTGGTATGGGTAGTAAAATCATCATAACGACAAGGGATAAGGAATTGCTGACAGGTCATAATGTTAATTTAATATACGAGGTCAAAGAATTGGCTCATCATGAAGCTCTCGAGCTTTTTAGTCGAAATGCCTTCAAAGGAAACAGACCTTTGGATGGTTTTGAGGAACTTACAGAACGTGCTATACGCTATGCTCAAGGCCTTCCATTAGCTTTGAGTGTTCTAGGATCTTCTCTATGTGGTGGAAGTGTAGAAAAATGGAAAGCTGCATTAGAGGGTTTCAAAAGCCCAACAATTAGAAAAGTTCTCCAAATAAGTTACGAAGGACTGGATGACACTGTGAAAGAAATTTTTCTCgacattgcatgtttcttcAAAGGTGAATATACAGACCACGTGATACAGGCACTAGAAGCTTCTCGCCGCAAACCTGCTAAGTATGGTATCAACGTGCTCATAGACAAGGCCCTCATCAATACATCTACGGGTCACATTTGGATGCATGACTTGCTAGAAGAACTGGGTAGAGATATAGTTCACAAAGAGTCGCCCAATGACCCTGGAAAGCGTAGCAGGTTGTGGTTTCATGAAGATGTTTACCGTGTTCTAACAGAGAATACT GGAACAACCAATGTTATAGGCATCAAGGTGAAGCTGCCCAAAGATTCAGATGTGATATGTTTAAGTGGGACCACTTTCTCCAACATGCGAAATCTTAGACTTTTCATACACTGTGCTGGACGCTGTTCTGGCGCTGTTGATAGTCTGCCAAATAGCTTGAGGGTAGTTGATTGGCCTGAATATCCCTTACAATTTTTGCCATCCAATTTAATTCAAAGAGAACTTGCTGTAATCAATATGCCTAGGAGTCGCATCACAGTATTGGGAGATGGATACAAG CATCTGGTAAATCTGACATCAATAAATCTAAGTTGTTGTCAGTACCTAACGAAAGTGTCAGACTTATCGGGAAGCCCAAACTTACGACGTTTGAATCTAGATTACTGTAAAAGTTTAGTTGAAGTGCATTCTTCCGTTGGATTCCTCGATAAACTTGAGTATTTGAGTCTTTCGGACTGCTCTAGGCTTGAGACTTTTCTCACAGAAGTTAATTGGAAATCCATGAGGACACTTATGCTTCCCTCTTGTCGAAGGCTTGAAAATTTCATAAAAATTGGGCACAGCATGGAGTCCATTAAAACATTGGATCTAATGGAAAGTGGCATAAAAGAATTGCAGTCATGGATTGGATGTTGCATTTCCTTGGAAGTTTTGAACTTGCATGGAACTTCAATCAAACAACTGCCTTCTTCAGAGATTGAAAATCTTACTTCTTTAAGAGAATTGGACCTGTGGGGAACTCCCCTTGAGGAATTGCCTTCATCGATTGGGTATTGCACTTCCTTGGAGATATTGAACGCGTATGGAACTGACATTGAAGAATTGCCTTCATCGATTGGGTATTGCACTTCTTTATGTGAATTGAATCTGTCTGGGACTCTCATCGAAGAATTGCCTTCTTCAATTGGGAATCTCACGTCCTTGGTGGAATTGAACGTTTCTAAAACTCCCATCAAAAACTGCCTTCTTCAATTGGGAATCTCACTTCCTTGA